The Brassica oleracea var. oleracea cultivar TO1000 unplaced genomic scaffold, BOL UnpScaffold03832, whole genome shotgun sequence genomic sequence ATATCAAAacacaaagagagaaaaatgagtGATGTTCGAGTAAACGCAGATCAACAAGAAGAAggagaacaacaacaaaacctgGTCAAAGCACCGGTCAAGCGATCCCTCGGCCTCCTCATCACCACTTACGGCTGCCTCTTCGTCGGCTCCATCGCCTCGAGCCTCCTCGCGAAATACTACTTCGTCCACGGTGGCTCGAGCCGGTGGGTCTCCACGTGGGTCCAATCCGCCGGATTCCCACTCCTCCTCGGGCTTATCTACTTCCCTCGCTTCGTCTTCAAAACAACTAAGCGCCGTCCCTTCACGCGCTTCACACACCGCCATCTCCTCTTCTCCGTCGTAATCGGACTCATCCTCGGTTTCAACAACTTCCTCTTCTCATGGGGTACCTCGTACCTCCCAGTGTCCACATCATCACTTCTCCTCTCGACACAACTCATCTTCACTCTGATCTTGTCCGTGATCATAGTGAAACAGAAAGTCACTTTCTCAAATCTCAATTGTGTTGTTCTCTTAACGTTAAGCTCTGTTTTATTAGCTCTCGGTTCGAGCCAAGATAAACCGGCCGGTTTaactaaaaccaaatatttCATCGGGTTTTTATCCACGATCGGAGCCGGTTTACTCTTCGCGCTCTACCTGCCCGTGACGGAGAGGGTCTACAGGTCCGTTTATTGCTACGCGATGGTCATGGAGATGCAACTGGTTATGGAATTTTCTGCCACGGTTTTCGCCACAATCGGTATGGCTTTCGACGGCGGGTTTAAAGATATGGTTAAGGAAGCGAACCAAGTTTTCACTAAAGGACCGACGGTTTACTGGACAGTGGCGATTTTAGCGAATGTGGTGACATGGCAGCTCTGTTTCGCGGCCACGTCAGGGATGGTTTATTTGACGTCTGGTATCACCGGAGGTATCTGCATGACGGCGTTACTAGCTATGAATGTGA encodes the following:
- the LOC106321907 gene encoding probable purine permease 4, producing the protein MSDVRVNADQQEEGEQQQNLVKAPVKRSLGLLITTYGCLFVGSIASSLLAKYYFVHGGSSRWVSTWVQSAGFPLLLGLIYFPRFVFKTTKRRPFTRFTHRHLLFSVVIGLILGFNNFLFSWGTSYLPVSTSSLLLSTQLIFTLILSVIIVKQKVTFSNLNCVVLLTLSSVLLALGSSQDKPAGLTKTKYFIGFLSTIGAGLLFALYLPVTERVYRSVYCYAMVMEMQLVMEFSATVFATIGMAFDGGFKDMVKEANQVFTKGPTVYWTVAILANVVTWQLCFAATSGMVYLTSGITGGICMTALLAMNVIGGVVVYGDAFGGVKIVSTVLCIWGFSSYVYGIYVKMKKDEEKE